Proteins encoded together in one Thermococcus gammatolerans EJ3 window:
- the pyrG gene encoding glutamine hydrolyzing CTP synthase produces MTKFIFVTGGVVSGLGKGITSASLGMLMKARGFRTTNIKIDPYLNYDAGTMNPYQHGEVFVLDDGGEVDLDLGNYERFLDTSLSFDHNITTGKVYSAVIEKERKGEYLGATVQVIPHITNEIKERIRRIARDYDVVIVEIGGTVGDIEGMPFLEAARQMQLEEGRENVAFVHVTYVPKLKVVGEQKTKPTQHSVKELRSLGIQPDAIVARSEEPLEESARRKISLFTNVPEEAVISAYDVEDTYEVPLMLEKEGLARYLVRRLGLPEREPDLEKWREMVEKYKSLDKEVEIAIVGKYVKLADSYLSIKEALKHSSVANDVKVKIRWIEAEDVERKGVKLLEGVDGIIVPGGFGARGSEGKMMAIRYARENDIPFLGICFGFQLTVVEFARNVLGLKGAHSTEIDPQTPYPVVDLMPEQRDLDRLGGTMRLGAYPVHIKPNTLAKRLYGREIVYERHRHRWEVNPDYIEKLESAGLVFSGIAGDDERRMEILELPDHSYFIATQFHPEFKSRPMNPAPVFRGLVRAARERKYGG; encoded by the coding sequence CCCCTACCTCAACTACGACGCTGGGACAATGAACCCCTACCAGCACGGCGAGGTTTTCGTTCTCGACGACGGCGGTGAGGTTGACCTTGATTTGGGCAACTACGAGCGCTTTCTCGACACGAGTCTGAGCTTCGACCACAACATAACCACTGGAAAAGTGTATTCCGCCGTCATCGAGAAGGAGCGGAAGGGTGAATACCTCGGCGCGACGGTTCAGGTGATTCCGCACATCACCAACGAGATAAAGGAGCGCATCAGGAGAATAGCAAGGGACTACGACGTCGTCATCGTCGAAATCGGCGGAACCGTTGGAGACATCGAAGGAATGCCCTTCCTAGAGGCGGCCAGACAGATGCAACTCGAAGAAGGCAGGGAGAACGTCGCCTTCGTCCACGTGACCTATGTCCCCAAGCTCAAAGTGGTGGGTGAGCAGAAGACCAAGCCGACCCAGCACAGCGTCAAGGAGCTCCGTTCCCTTGGAATCCAGCCCGATGCAATAGTCGCTCGCTCCGAGGAGCCCCTTGAGGAGAGTGCGAGGAGGAAGATAAGCCTCTTCACCAACGTTCCAGAGGAAGCTGTAATCAGTGCCTACGACGTCGAGGACACCTACGAAGTGCCTCTAATGCTCGAGAAGGAGGGACTCGCGAGGTACCTCGTCAGGAGGCTCGGCCTTCCCGAGAGAGAGCCCGACCTTGAAAAGTGGCGCGAGATGGTGGAGAAGTACAAGAGCCTTGATAAGGAGGTCGAGATTGCAATAGTCGGGAAGTACGTCAAGCTGGCGGACTCTTACCTGAGCATAAAAGAGGCCTTGAAGCACTCGAGCGTGGCAAACGATGTCAAGGTCAAAATCAGGTGGATAGAGGCCGAGGACGTCGAGAGGAAGGGCGTTAAGCTCCTCGAGGGCGTTGACGGCATAATCGTCCCCGGGGGCTTTGGAGCGCGCGGAAGCGAGGGCAAGATGATGGCGATACGCTACGCGAGGGAGAACGATATTCCTTTCCTCGGAATCTGCTTCGGCTTCCAGCTGACGGTCGTTGAGTTCGCCCGCAACGTCCTCGGGCTCAAGGGGGCGCACTCGACGGAGATAGACCCTCAGACTCCTTATCCGGTCGTTGACCTGATGCCGGAGCAGAGGGATTTGGACAGGCTCGGCGGGACGATGAGGCTCGGCGCTTACCCGGTTCACATAAAGCCGAACACCCTCGCGAAGAGGCTCTACGGCAGGGAGATAGTCTACGAGAGGCACAGACACCGCTGGGAGGTCAACCCGGACTACATCGAGAAGCTCGAAAGTGCCGGCCTTGTCTTCAGCGGGATAGCGGGCGATGACGAGAGGAGGATGGAGATACTCGAGTTGCCCGACCACAGCTACTTCATAGCGACCCAGTTCCACCCGGAGTTCAAGTCGAGGCCAATGAACCCGGCGCCGGTCTTCAGGGGGCTCGTCAGGGCGGCCAGGGAAAGGAAATATGGGGGATGA
- a CDS encoding N-glycosylase/DNA lyase encodes MTLDRFVRIKYREDNEKVNRLVEILRELGLDCARTIEEKVDLQFDALRNLRENLKDDELFIKLVIANALVSYQLSGKGEDWWWEFSRYFSENPPEDIVEAYSSFLPNSKTNRRLVAGKLKRIERVEPFLSPLSISEIRDYYFNGMERLRDELARVMKAKRSAKTIVFAVKMFGYAGRIAFSAFVPYPMAIEIPDDVRINAYTKRFTSEPPVSFWGRIAEETGIPPLHIDSILWPVLGGKGEVLRRLKKHCGEKAERILELRDL; translated from the coding sequence ATGACGCTCGACCGCTTCGTGAGAATAAAATACAGAGAGGACAATGAGAAAGTCAACAGGCTCGTGGAAATACTGCGGGAGCTCGGCCTTGACTGCGCGAGAACCATTGAGGAGAAAGTCGATTTGCAGTTCGATGCACTGAGAAACCTTCGGGAGAACCTGAAGGACGACGAACTCTTCATCAAGCTCGTCATAGCCAACGCCCTCGTCAGCTACCAGCTGAGCGGGAAAGGCGAGGACTGGTGGTGGGAGTTTTCAAGGTATTTCTCGGAGAACCCGCCCGAGGACATAGTGGAGGCCTACTCTTCGTTTCTCCCAAACTCAAAGACAAACAGGCGTCTCGTTGCGGGGAAGCTTAAAAGAATCGAGAGGGTCGAGCCGTTCCTGAGCCCTCTCTCGATAAGCGAGATTAGAGACTACTACTTCAACGGCATGGAAAGGCTGAGAGATGAGCTTGCAAGGGTTATGAAGGCTAAAAGGAGCGCGAAAACGATAGTCTTCGCCGTAAAGATGTTCGGCTACGCGGGAAGGATTGCCTTTAGCGCCTTCGTCCCCTACCCGATGGCCATCGAGATTCCGGACGATGTGAGAATAAACGCCTACACCAAGCGCTTCACCAGCGAACCCCCTGTGAGCTTCTGGGGCAGAATAGCTGAGGAAACAGGAATCCCACCGCTCCACATAGACTCAATCTTGTGGCCCGTCCTCGGTGGAAAGGGAGAGGTCTTAAGAAGATTGAAGAAGCACTGCGGGGAAAAGGCAGAAAGGATACTGGAGCTTAGGGATCTCTAA
- a CDS encoding glycosyltransferase has protein sequence MQGNKRPKVSIVIPTYNERDNLEELFERISRAMDGEGYEFEIIVVDDDSPDETWKKAMELAGRYPVKVIRRTDEKGLSSAVIRGFREASGDVFVVMDADLQHPPEKIPELVRAIENGADVAIASRYVPGGGVENWYWYRKLISKGAIMIGRLALPRIRGVKDPVSGFFALSREVVENVELNPIGFKILMEILIKGNYRKVVEVPFKFGLRKAGESKLGGKTILSYIKHVYRLMRWSGELDRLVKFSIVGLSGILVNEGFLWLFVHLGLSKYVANVPATELAILNNFLWNDLWTFRDLRTAPLWRRLLSFHIAALMGALVQWAIYVPLVYLGLHYLIANLIGIGVSFIIRFLFNRNVTWG, from the coding sequence ATGCAGGGCAACAAAAGGCCAAAGGTATCGATAGTGATTCCCACGTACAACGAGCGGGACAACCTCGAGGAACTGTTCGAGAGAATCTCAAGGGCGATGGATGGGGAAGGTTACGAATTTGAGATCATAGTTGTGGACGACGACTCTCCCGACGAAACGTGGAAGAAGGCGATGGAACTGGCGGGAAGGTATCCAGTTAAGGTAATCAGGAGAACTGACGAAAAGGGACTTTCCTCCGCTGTAATCAGGGGGTTTAGAGAGGCGAGCGGGGACGTTTTCGTGGTGATGGACGCTGACCTTCAGCATCCACCCGAGAAAATTCCAGAGCTCGTTAGGGCAATCGAGAACGGAGCTGACGTGGCGATAGCGAGCCGCTACGTCCCGGGGGGAGGAGTGGAGAACTGGTACTGGTACAGGAAGCTGATCTCCAAGGGAGCGATAATGATAGGCAGGCTCGCCCTCCCCAGGATCAGGGGGGTAAAGGACCCTGTGAGCGGTTTCTTTGCCCTCAGCCGGGAGGTCGTCGAGAACGTTGAGCTGAACCCAATCGGCTTTAAGATCCTAATGGAGATTCTCATCAAGGGAAACTACCGGAAGGTCGTTGAGGTGCCCTTCAAGTTCGGCCTCAGAAAGGCCGGCGAGAGCAAGCTAGGTGGGAAAACTATCCTCTCATACATCAAGCACGTCTACCGCCTCATGCGCTGGTCGGGGGAACTGGACAGGCTCGTGAAGTTCAGCATCGTTGGTTTGTCAGGAATCCTTGTGAACGAGGGCTTTCTCTGGCTCTTTGTTCACCTCGGCCTAAGCAAGTACGTTGCCAACGTTCCAGCCACCGAACTCGCCATACTGAACAACTTCCTGTGGAACGACCTCTGGACGTTTAGGGATTTAAGAACTGCTCCACTCTGGAGGAGGCTGCTGAGTTTCCACATCGCCGCACTGATGGGTGCCCTCGTGCAGTGGGCGATCTACGTACCCCTTGTCTACCTCGGGCTTCACTACCTAATAGCCAACCTAATCGGCATAGGCGTTTCCTTCATCATCCGCTTCCTCTTCAACAGAAACGTGACGTGGGGATAA
- a CDS encoding ABC transporter permease subunit, producing the protein MGVLDLMWGLKLEIKKSIRTKKFWAILIIMLLLYIPILYAIKTVQPYGREFTASEVIAALISITLSLAKFFITILAIVLGATAVNAEITEGTLRVAISKPISRLGYIVGKFLGHIVVLFIAILLAVVVTLVGIAMMGIDITSGLIWDVLLLNLSILLAMMEFLALGYIVSLFVKSTSTAIGIAIVLLFLMSLMSPILVEYFAHSKAEELTREKFGPNWEREGFLYRNESVKSPYEYMNIQYNRLVKEYKRKYLFFDPITQLNFLLGNLTKKIHVTITNETYYPMKKEGLTIVTDYEHPIKSNVTNTTGEGPCQGPDVEGGSRTENINGTYVEVRYEKRCYTLETYQGVGYSIKKNLDRLGVMIAMLILYLGVGFYRFLRMDLR; encoded by the coding sequence ATGGGGGTGTTGGATTTGATGTGGGGACTAAAGCTCGAGATCAAAAAGAGCATCCGGACTAAAAAGTTCTGGGCAATCCTAATTATAATGCTCCTGCTCTACATACCTATCCTCTACGCCATAAAGACCGTTCAGCCCTACGGAAGGGAGTTCACGGCATCTGAGGTAATAGCCGCCCTGATATCGATAACGCTGTCCCTGGCAAAGTTCTTCATAACAATACTCGCCATAGTGCTGGGGGCAACGGCCGTCAACGCCGAGATAACCGAGGGCACTCTCAGGGTGGCCATAAGCAAACCCATAAGCAGGCTCGGCTACATCGTCGGCAAGTTCCTGGGTCACATCGTGGTGCTCTTCATAGCCATTCTACTCGCGGTGGTCGTTACTCTGGTCGGAATAGCCATGATGGGCATCGACATAACGTCCGGCCTCATCTGGGACGTTCTCCTGCTGAACCTGTCCATCCTACTGGCCATGATGGAGTTCCTGGCCTTGGGGTACATAGTATCCCTCTTCGTCAAGTCGACGTCAACTGCCATAGGTATAGCGATAGTCCTCCTCTTCCTGATGTCCCTCATGAGCCCAATACTGGTAGAGTACTTCGCTCATTCCAAAGCGGAAGAACTGACCAGGGAAAAGTTTGGGCCAAACTGGGAGAGAGAGGGCTTTCTCTATCGCAATGAAAGCGTCAAATCGCCTTATGAGTACATGAACATACAGTACAACAGGCTCGTTAAGGAGTATAAGAGGAAGTACCTCTTCTTCGATCCTATAACCCAGCTCAACTTCCTCCTTGGTAACCTCACCAAAAAGATTCACGTGACGATAACCAACGAGACGTACTATCCAATGAAAAAGGAAGGGCTAACTATAGTGACTGACTACGAGCACCCAATCAAGAGTAATGTAACGAACACCACCGGCGAGGGTCCGTGCCAGGGGCCTGACGTTGAGGGAGGTAGCAGAACCGAGAACATAAACGGAACGTACGTGGAAGTCAGGTACGAGAAGCGCTGCTACACCCTGGAGACCTACCAGGGGGTCGGTTACTCAATCAAGAAGAACCTTGACAGGCTTGGGGTGATGATAGCAATGCTGATCCTCTACCTGGGCGTAGGCTTCTACCGCTTCCTCCGCATGGATCTGAGGTGA
- a CDS encoding ABC transporter ATP-binding protein translates to MIKIENLVKTYRDVKALDGLNLEVKKGQIYGFLGPNGAGKSTTILSVLGLIYPQKGKIELFGQEIFRDGKYNEKRLVEAKKKIGYMPEHATLWEFLTPMQTLDIIGESFGMSKEERARRSRELLELLNLWEVRNKKVGKFSKGMKQRLLLAQALINDPELLILDEPMTGLDPKGIAEFKDIIRRQKKEGKTVFFSSHILAHVEEVCDTVGVIVRGKLRVEDSIDNIKMSFLRKGGYLILLETDRPVEFKDVDWEIERVSPTKYKIKAPEDVRAQINDIVWSQGAKILQLMVRVPSLEEIFLKMVEEEG, encoded by the coding sequence ATGATCAAAATAGAGAACCTCGTTAAAACTTATAGGGACGTGAAAGCCCTCGATGGCCTAAACCTCGAGGTAAAGAAAGGACAGATATACGGCTTCCTTGGACCGAACGGGGCCGGAAAGAGCACCACGATACTGAGCGTCCTCGGACTGATATACCCGCAGAAAGGGAAGATAGAACTCTTCGGCCAGGAGATCTTCAGAGATGGGAAGTACAACGAGAAAAGGCTGGTTGAGGCCAAGAAGAAGATAGGCTACATGCCCGAACACGCAACCCTCTGGGAATTCCTCACTCCGATGCAGACACTGGACATCATTGGAGAGTCTTTCGGGATGTCGAAAGAGGAGAGAGCCAGGAGGAGCAGAGAGCTTTTGGAGCTCCTCAACCTCTGGGAGGTACGGAACAAGAAGGTTGGCAAGTTCTCAAAGGGAATGAAGCAGAGGCTCCTCCTGGCACAGGCGCTAATAAACGACCCGGAGCTCCTCATACTGGATGAGCCAATGACGGGCCTTGATCCCAAGGGGATAGCAGAGTTCAAGGACATAATAAGGAGGCAGAAGAAGGAGGGGAAGACGGTTTTCTTCTCATCCCATATACTGGCCCACGTTGAGGAGGTCTGCGACACCGTTGGGGTCATCGTCAGGGGGAAGCTCCGCGTCGAGGACAGCATAGACAACATAAAGATGAGCTTCCTGAGGAAGGGCGGTTATCTGATCCTCTTGGAAACGGACAGGCCCGTTGAGTTCAAGGACGTTGACTGGGAAATAGAGCGCGTCAGCCCAACCAAGTACAAGATAAAAGCACCGGAAGACGTCAGGGCACAGATAAACGATATAGTGTGGAGCCAGGGGGCGAAGATCCTCCAGCTCATGGTCAGGGTGCCCAGCCTAGAAGAAATATTCCTGAAGATGGTGGAAGAGGAGGGCTAA
- the truA gene encoding tRNA pseudouridine(38-40) synthase TruA: MKLALRIAYDGTAFYGFQRQPGIRTVEGELINVLTKLKIIESPEKNDFKGASRTDRGVSAFFNVVSFVPGERADLARPEVLNHNLHDLWVLGVAEVPDDFHPRFWAISKTYRYYLIDEGFELEKMVGCAKLFEGRHDFSAFARLEPGRDPVREITHISITPRHGYYVIEITGKSFLWEMVRRIVNALRFCGLSLLEPEEVGAMLSGVYEKKVPPAPPENLILWHIEYPNVEFKTDGKSLSKARRDLFERYSRALARAALFGDCLVEL, encoded by the coding sequence ATGAAGCTCGCCCTTAGAATAGCCTACGATGGGACTGCGTTCTATGGCTTCCAGAGGCAACCTGGAATAAGGACGGTAGAAGGTGAGCTGATTAACGTTCTGACCAAGCTTAAAATCATCGAAAGTCCCGAGAAAAACGATTTTAAAGGTGCCTCCCGGACGGATCGAGGTGTTTCCGCGTTCTTCAACGTGGTTTCGTTCGTCCCCGGGGAAAGGGCCGACCTGGCGAGGCCCGAGGTGCTGAACCACAACCTCCACGATCTCTGGGTTCTCGGCGTTGCAGAGGTTCCCGACGATTTCCATCCAAGGTTCTGGGCGATCTCAAAGACCTACCGCTATTACCTAATAGACGAAGGCTTTGAACTTGAGAAAATGGTCGGGTGTGCCAAACTCTTCGAGGGGAGGCATGATTTCTCTGCCTTCGCCAGGCTTGAACCCGGGAGGGATCCCGTTAGGGAGATAACCCACATCAGCATCACCCCAAGGCATGGTTATTACGTGATTGAAATCACCGGCAAGAGCTTCCTCTGGGAAATGGTGCGGAGAATCGTCAACGCGCTCCGCTTCTGCGGGCTTTCGCTCCTCGAGCCTGAAGAGGTGGGGGCCATGCTCAGCGGGGTGTATGAGAAGAAGGTCCCTCCAGCTCCCCCTGAGAACCTCATCCTGTGGCACATAGAATACCCCAACGTGGAGTTTAAAACGGATGGGAAAAGCCTCTCCAAAGCTAGGCGCGACCTCTTCGAGCGCTACTCAAGAGCCCTTGCGCGCGCGGCGCTTTTTGGGGACTGTCTCGTTGAGCTTTGA
- a CDS encoding DEAD/DEAH box helicase, giving the protein MVVLRIPDGSALVRVEKAEPSVYFKIYDLLTYKKDYGKWEKPESLYDPYEKTFPVGLLPRVKKFLNSKGYRVRVKDERQIRGTKLNSTWNENYSLRRYQQRAVRKALREKMGVLALPVGSGKTVVGLRIIHELDLSALIVVHTKELLYQWAEKVEELLGVKAGIVGDNKWNEENVTVAMIQTLLSRGADKLNNDYAIVMFDECHRTSAAEKFYQLGISLPQVYRFGLSATPWRRVRGEEIKIEAVVGPIIYEVKAEDLIREGFLAKPRFEVITYESRMPSFSERYKELYEDVIMNNEERNRAIVAKAKELVRKGHRVLIDVKRIEHGKILKEMLDREGVKAEFLSSQSPNRWEVLEAYKNGEIPVLISTLLKEGVDIPEISAIILAGGGKSDIMTIQTIGRALRPKWGMKAVIVDVADDDPLLYTHFIERQKALKQYYGRYYDRESKLNETVPKKRRARKGS; this is encoded by the coding sequence ATGGTTGTCCTCAGGATCCCAGACGGTTCAGCACTGGTTAGGGTCGAGAAGGCAGAGCCGAGCGTTTACTTCAAAATCTACGACTTGCTCACCTATAAGAAGGACTACGGTAAGTGGGAGAAGCCAGAGAGCCTCTACGACCCCTACGAGAAGACCTTTCCTGTGGGCCTGCTTCCAAGGGTCAAGAAGTTCCTCAACAGCAAGGGCTACCGCGTCCGCGTGAAGGACGAGAGGCAGATTAGAGGAACCAAGCTCAACTCAACGTGGAACGAGAACTATTCTCTGAGAAGATACCAGCAGAGGGCCGTGAGGAAGGCCCTGAGGGAGAAAATGGGAGTTTTAGCCCTGCCCGTCGGGAGCGGAAAAACCGTTGTCGGGCTGAGAATCATCCACGAGCTCGATTTATCCGCCCTAATCGTCGTCCACACGAAGGAGCTCCTCTACCAGTGGGCAGAGAAGGTTGAGGAGCTCCTCGGCGTTAAAGCCGGAATCGTCGGCGACAACAAGTGGAACGAGGAGAACGTGACGGTGGCCATGATACAGACCCTCCTCTCCCGGGGCGCCGACAAGCTGAATAACGATTACGCAATAGTCATGTTTGACGAGTGCCACAGGACTTCAGCCGCCGAGAAGTTCTACCAGCTGGGGATAAGCCTCCCTCAGGTCTACCGCTTCGGGCTCTCGGCGACACCCTGGAGGCGCGTTCGTGGCGAGGAGATAAAGATTGAGGCCGTCGTTGGTCCTATAATCTACGAAGTGAAGGCCGAGGATCTGATAAGGGAAGGCTTTCTGGCGAAACCCAGGTTTGAGGTAATAACGTACGAGTCAAGAATGCCATCCTTCAGTGAGAGGTATAAGGAGCTCTACGAGGACGTTATCATGAACAACGAAGAGAGGAACAGGGCGATAGTAGCGAAGGCCAAGGAACTCGTCAGAAAGGGCCACCGCGTCCTCATAGACGTCAAACGCATAGAACACGGCAAAATCCTGAAGGAGATGCTCGATAGGGAGGGCGTGAAGGCAGAGTTTCTCAGCTCCCAGAGCCCGAATCGCTGGGAGGTTCTTGAGGCGTATAAAAACGGCGAGATCCCGGTTTTGATTTCCACACTCCTCAAGGAAGGCGTTGACATCCCCGAGATTTCCGCGATAATCCTTGCTGGCGGCGGAAAGAGCGATATCATGACCATACAAACCATAGGAAGGGCTCTGAGGCCGAAATGGGGTATGAAGGCTGTTATAGTTGACGTCGCCGACGACGATCCGCTCCTCTATACGCACTTCATCGAGAGGCAGAAGGCCTTGAAACAGTACTACGGAAGGTACTACGACAGGGAATCAAAGCTCAACGAGACAGTCCCCAAAAAGCGCCGCGCGCGCAAGGGCTCTTGA
- a CDS encoding UbiD family decarboxylase has translation MLGEILRTFDDLIVIKEPVSKELEITRYLLKYRDRPVLFEDVEGWRVAGNIWSTRERIAGFLNTEKENLIHMLTEAMENSSPYKTVESAPFLKNSTSDFSLLELPIPKYYPKDGGPYFTSAMVIAKDDNGFVNVSFHRMMVRDEKTVAIRLVPRHLYAMWKDRAEHGEELDVRIVVGNPIHLLLAGATSTAYGISELEIASKLSELAFGKPIEVIELGGIPVPVESEFVFEAKITPELVDEGPFVDITGTYDYVRKQPLVVFERMYHVDDPIFHALLPGGYEHFMLMGLPKEPQIYASVKRVVPKVHGVRLTEGGAMWLHAVVSITKQHDGDGKNAILAAFAGHPSLKHVVVVDEDIDIYDDRDVEWAIATRFQADRDLVIVPNARGSSLDPSAEKSLTAKWGIDATKPLERKEEFERARL, from the coding sequence ATGCTGGGGGAAATTCTTCGAACTTTTGATGACCTGATTGTCATAAAGGAACCCGTGAGCAAGGAGCTTGAGATAACGCGCTATCTCCTTAAATACCGCGACAGGCCCGTCCTGTTCGAGGACGTTGAGGGCTGGAGGGTCGCTGGAAACATCTGGAGCACCCGCGAGAGGATAGCGGGATTCCTCAACACTGAAAAAGAAAACCTCATCCACATGCTCACGGAGGCGATGGAGAACTCCTCACCGTACAAAACCGTTGAAAGCGCCCCGTTCCTGAAGAACTCTACAAGCGATTTCTCCCTTCTTGAGCTCCCGATTCCAAAGTACTATCCTAAGGACGGCGGGCCATACTTTACCTCGGCGATGGTCATTGCGAAGGACGATAACGGCTTTGTCAACGTGTCCTTCCACAGGATGATGGTCAGGGACGAGAAGACCGTTGCGATAAGGCTCGTCCCGAGGCACCTCTACGCGATGTGGAAGGACAGGGCCGAGCACGGGGAGGAGCTGGACGTTAGAATCGTCGTCGGAAACCCGATTCATCTTCTGCTCGCCGGCGCTACTAGCACGGCCTACGGAATCAGCGAGCTTGAGATAGCTTCTAAGCTGAGCGAGCTCGCCTTTGGAAAGCCCATCGAAGTCATCGAGCTGGGAGGAATCCCCGTTCCTGTGGAGAGCGAGTTTGTATTCGAGGCGAAGATAACTCCCGAGCTGGTTGACGAAGGCCCCTTCGTTGACATAACGGGAACCTACGACTACGTGAGGAAGCAACCTTTGGTCGTCTTTGAGCGGATGTACCACGTTGATGACCCGATTTTCCACGCCCTTCTGCCCGGAGGCTACGAGCACTTCATGCTCATGGGCCTCCCCAAGGAGCCTCAAATCTACGCGAGCGTCAAGCGCGTGGTTCCCAAGGTTCACGGCGTTCGGCTGACGGAAGGAGGGGCCATGTGGCTTCATGCGGTCGTTTCAATAACAAAACAGCACGACGGCGACGGCAAGAACGCGATTTTAGCGGCTTTCGCCGGCCACCCGAGCCTCAAACACGTCGTTGTCGTTGATGAGGACATAGACATCTACGACGACCGCGACGTGGAGTGGGCCATAGCGACGCGCTTCCAGGCAGATAGGGACCTCGTGATAGTCCCCAACGCCCGCGGTAGCTCCCTCGACCCCTCGGCGGAGAAGAGCTTAACTGCCAAGTGGGGTATAGACGCGACGAAACCGCTGGAAAGAAAAGAGGAGTTCGAGAGGGCCAGGCTTTAG